In the Anguilla anguilla isolate fAngAng1 chromosome 7, fAngAng1.pri, whole genome shotgun sequence genome, one interval contains:
- the dusp6 gene encoding dual specificity protein phosphatase 6 translates to MLDKFKPVHFDSVMAISKTVDWLKEQLLARSNSLLVMDCRAHELYESSHVETAINVAIPSLMLRRLKKGNLPVKSLLANGEDREKFARRCKTDTIVLYDEYSREWNENVDGGSVLGLLLRRMKDEGYKAFYLEGGFSKFQTEFPALCETNLDSASSNSSPTAQVLGLGGLRISSDSSDIESDIDRDPNSATDSDGSPLSNPQPSFPVEILPHLYLGCAKDSTNLDVLEEYGIKYILNVTPNLPNLFENAGEFKYKQIPISDHWSQNLSQFFPEAIGFIDEARGQKCGVLVHCLAGISRSVTVTVAYLMQKLNLSMNDAYDIVKMKKSNISPNFNFMGQLLDFERTLGLNSPCDNRMPPTSTQPLYFTTPTNHNVFQLDPLQST, encoded by the exons ATGCTAGATAAGTTCAAACCCGTTCATTTCGATTCCGTAATGGCGATCAGCAAGACAGTGGACTGGCTGAAAGAACAGCTTCTGGCGCGCAGCAACAGCCTGCTAGTGATGGACTGCCGAGCTCACGAGCTGTACGAATCCTCGCATGTTGAGACTGCGATAAACGTGGCCATTCCGAGCCTCATGCTCCGGCGACTGAAGAAAGGCAACCTGCCCGTCAAATCTCTTCTAGCCAACGGGGAGGACAGGGAGAAATTTGCCAGAAGGTGCAAGACGGACACGATCGTGCTTTACGACGAGTATAGTCGGGAGTGGAACGAAAATGTTGACGGGGGCTCGGTGCTGGGATTGCTGCTCAGGCGGATGAAAGACGAAGGTTACAAGGCTTTTTATCTGGAAG GGGGCTTCAGCAAATTTCAGACAGAGTTCCCTGCCCTGTGTGAGACGAATTTGGACAGCGCTTCCAGCAACAGTTCCCCCACGGCGCAAGTCTTGGGGTTAGGGGGACTACGGATAAGTTCCGACTCTTCAGACATTGAATCTGACATCGATCGTGACCCTAACAGCGCAACCGACTCGGACGGAAGTCCACTATCAAATCCTCAGCCTTCCTTCCCGGTGGAGATCTTACCGCATTTATACCTGGGCTGCGCAAAAGACTCCACAAATCTGGACGTTTTGGAAGAATACGGCATCAAGTACATTCTGAACGTCACACCGAACCTGCCCAATCTATTTGAGAATGCTGGGGAGTTTAAGTACAAGCAGATCCCCATCTCCGACCACTGGAGCCAGAATCTCTCTCAGTTCTTCCCCGAAGCTATTGGCTTTATTG ATGAGGCTCGTGGTCAGAAGTGTGGAGTCCTGGTCCACTGTCTGGCCGGCATAAGCCGGTCTGTTACTGTCACCGTGGCCTACCTCATGCAGAAGCTCAACCTCTCCATGAATGATGCCTACGACATTGTCAAGATGAAGAAGTCGAACATCTCCCCCAACTTTAACTTCATGGGCCAGCTCCTGGACTTTGAGCGGACTCTGGGCCTCAACAGTCCATGTGACAACCGCAtgccccccacctccacacagCCCCTCTACTTTACCACTCCCACCAACCACAATGTCTTTCAGCTGGACCCCCTGCAGTCAACGTGA